One genomic region from Solwaraspora sp. WMMD792 encodes:
- a CDS encoding hydantoinase B/oxoprolinase family protein, with translation MTDTSRVDGAATEVVRSYLVAAAEEMRSALVRTAFNPVIYEVYDFGISIYDARLRLVAESTGLSRFLGANDYSIRKGVEYVGRENLHPGDIVLLNYPYWNAAHAYDATLFAPVFLPDSSGGDGPLIGFLCVRAHWMDLGAKDPGYVLDSTDMHQEGVIFPGTKVFRRGEPVPEIIELIRFNSRMPELVIGDLHAQVAALRTGERRLIELVERFGPATVATVVDTAIAAAEASTADALAALPQGSWTAVDWLDDDGITDDPIRMQVTVTIADGTCTVDFTGSSPAVAGPVNLPYGSTIATARVAFKALTTPTEQTNAGHFTALRVVAEPGSLFHAVYPAATFTQWTGTVAMELIYRALAQGMPDRLAASSGGDVPGFMMVGTHPDTGQLYAVSNNDPVGWGASPDHDGIGPANHLCQTQARNTPVEVLEARTGMFFERLEIRTDSGGAGRHRGGPGLRRDIRFATAGEFLSVVKKTRSAPWALDGGGRPDPIQVIVHPGTDRERRVSTRRTPVAPGDRVTLLTAGGGGHGDPRRRDPEAVRADVAEGYVSPAAARDVYGYVPPAAARDVDGVPVPAPAERPAMTTPDDRTPA, from the coding sequence ATGACTGATACTTCCAGGGTGGACGGTGCGGCGACCGAGGTGGTGCGCAGCTACCTGGTGGCCGCTGCCGAGGAGATGCGCTCCGCGCTGGTGCGCACCGCGTTCAACCCGGTCATCTACGAGGTGTACGACTTCGGCATCTCCATCTACGACGCCCGGCTGCGGCTGGTCGCCGAGTCCACCGGGCTGAGCCGGTTCCTGGGCGCCAACGACTACTCGATCCGCAAGGGCGTCGAGTACGTCGGCCGGGAGAACCTGCACCCCGGCGATATCGTGCTGCTGAACTACCCGTACTGGAACGCGGCGCACGCCTACGACGCCACCCTGTTCGCCCCGGTCTTCCTGCCAGACAGTTCCGGTGGGGACGGCCCGCTGATCGGGTTCCTGTGCGTGCGCGCGCACTGGATGGACCTCGGGGCCAAGGACCCGGGCTACGTGCTCGACTCCACCGACATGCATCAGGAAGGCGTCATCTTCCCCGGCACCAAAGTGTTCCGCCGGGGCGAGCCGGTGCCCGAGATCATCGAGCTGATCCGCTTCAACTCGCGGATGCCGGAACTGGTCATCGGCGACCTGCACGCCCAGGTCGCGGCGCTGCGCACCGGCGAGCGCCGGCTGATCGAGCTGGTCGAACGGTTCGGCCCGGCCACCGTCGCCACGGTCGTCGACACCGCGATCGCCGCTGCCGAAGCGTCCACCGCCGACGCGCTCGCCGCGCTGCCGCAGGGCTCCTGGACCGCCGTCGACTGGCTCGACGACGACGGCATCACCGACGATCCGATCCGGATGCAGGTCACCGTCACCATCGCCGACGGCACCTGCACGGTGGACTTCACCGGGTCGTCACCCGCCGTCGCCGGACCGGTCAACCTGCCGTACGGGTCGACCATCGCCACCGCCCGGGTCGCGTTCAAGGCGCTCACCACACCGACCGAGCAGACCAACGCCGGGCACTTCACCGCGCTGCGGGTGGTCGCCGAACCGGGCAGCCTGTTCCACGCCGTCTACCCGGCCGCCACGTTCACCCAGTGGACCGGCACGGTGGCGATGGAGCTGATCTACCGGGCGCTGGCCCAGGGCATGCCGGACCGGCTGGCCGCCTCGTCCGGTGGCGACGTGCCCGGGTTCATGATGGTCGGCACCCACCCCGACACCGGCCAGCTCTACGCGGTCAGCAACAACGACCCGGTCGGCTGGGGTGCCTCGCCCGACCACGACGGCATCGGCCCGGCCAACCATCTGTGCCAGACCCAGGCCCGCAACACCCCGGTCGAGGTGCTCGAGGCCCGGACCGGGATGTTCTTCGAACGGCTGGAGATCCGCACCGACTCCGGCGGCGCCGGCCGGCACCGGGGCGGACCCGGGCTGCGCCGCGACATCCGGTTCGCCACCGCCGGCGAATTCCTGTCCGTGGTGAAGAAGACCAGGTCGGCGCCGTGGGCGTTGGACGGCGGCGGGCGTCCCGACCCGATCCAGGTGATCGTCCACCCGGGCACCGACCGGGAACGGCGGGTCAGCACCAGACGCACGCCGGTCGCACCCGGCGACCGGGTCACGCTGCTCACCGCCGGTGGCGGCGGGCACGGTGACCCGCGCCGACGCGACCCGGAAGCGGTCCGCGCCGACGTCGCCGAAGGCTACGTGTCACCGGCGGCCGCCCGCGACGTCTACGGCTACGTGCCACCGGCCGCCGCCCGCGACGTCGACGGCGTCCCCGTCCCCGCACCCGCAGAGAGGCCCGCGATGACCACCCCCGATGACCGGACGCCGGCATGA
- a CDS encoding ABC transporter permease, which produces MVDLRAAGGPADGADDAAPVVATGTARGGRFATVLISVGATILAVVALAAIAAPLLSSWGPQEIDPAGTLLPPGGSHLLGTDINGMDVWSRLLHAGRLDLGIAVAAVALAVLAGTTLGLVAGYFGGWIDDVLMRLLDIFQAFPTFILALAVAALLGGGTVNLILTIALVNAPGYARLVRAEVRSVRELPFIDAAVTSGASHLGVLWRHVLPNSLTPVRVIAPLGCGWAMLTLAGLSFLGLGISVPTAEWGSMISLGSPDVVAGRWWTSVPPGLFLLISVFGFSLLGEGLQERAEAKRR; this is translated from the coding sequence ATGGTTGACCTGCGCGCGGCCGGCGGACCGGCGGACGGCGCCGACGACGCCGCCCCGGTGGTGGCCACCGGCACCGCCCGGGGCGGCCGGTTCGCCACCGTACTGATCTCCGTCGGCGCGACGATCCTCGCCGTGGTGGCCCTGGCCGCGATCGCCGCGCCGCTGCTGTCGTCCTGGGGCCCGCAGGAGATCGACCCGGCCGGCACCCTGCTGCCGCCCGGCGGCAGCCACCTGCTCGGCACCGACATCAACGGGATGGACGTGTGGAGCCGGCTGCTGCACGCTGGCCGGCTCGACCTGGGCATCGCGGTCGCCGCGGTCGCCCTCGCCGTGCTCGCCGGCACCACCCTCGGCCTGGTCGCCGGCTACTTCGGCGGCTGGATCGACGACGTGCTGATGCGGCTGCTCGACATCTTCCAGGCGTTCCCCACCTTCATCCTGGCCCTCGCGGTGGCCGCCCTGCTCGGCGGCGGCACGGTCAACCTGATCCTGACCATCGCCCTGGTCAACGCGCCCGGCTACGCCCGGCTGGTGCGGGCCGAGGTCCGCTCGGTACGGGAGCTGCCGTTCATCGACGCCGCCGTCACCTCCGGCGCGTCGCACCTCGGGGTGCTGTGGCGGCACGTGCTGCCGAACAGTCTCACCCCGGTGCGGGTGATCGCCCCGCTGGGCTGCGGGTGGGCGATGCTTACCCTGGCCGGGCTGTCCTTCCTCGGGCTGGGCATCTCGGTGCCGACCGCCGAATGGGGGTCGATGATCAGTCTCGGTTCGCCGGACGTGGTCGCCGGCCGCTGGTGGACCTCGGTGCCGCCCGGTCTGTTCCTGCTGATCAGCGTGTTCGGCTTCAGCCTGCTCGGCGAAGGGCTGCAGGAACGCGCGGAAGCGAAACGGCGGTGA
- a CDS encoding amidohydrolase family protein — protein MSAATRPGPVDTVLTNCTVVDARVLDGVGPVTDAAVWVRGDRIAAVGPAAEVTNAARAETDVTEIDLGGAYLTPGLTNMHTHLSLSLPGAGGQSVKDLTPHELALYMADGARRTLLCGVTTVRCVAEKDHADFALRRAITSGRVTGPRIFTAGRALVCTGGHGHESTDTLECDGADGFRRGVRSQIRAGADLIKVMISGGIAGEHESIHTRQLFPDEMAAVIDTAHAWGRKVTAHAGPAPVIGEAVELGLDCVEHGYQLTEEVAARMAQRGTALVPTLLVTRCKEFFDELGVPEWMQCRSLGAGPRHLESYAMALAAGVEVLLGSDMPPFWSFEGTNASVRELEYLSESGIGPARALYAGTLGPVRWLGAEADLGTVETGKYADLVAMDADPVADTSAFRGVRWVMSGGRVVRDDRAGWTAW, from the coding sequence ATGAGCGCCGCCACCCGCCCCGGACCGGTCGACACCGTCCTGACCAACTGCACCGTCGTCGACGCCCGCGTCCTCGACGGCGTCGGCCCGGTCACCGACGCCGCCGTCTGGGTACGCGGCGACCGGATCGCCGCCGTCGGACCGGCCGCCGAGGTGACCAACGCCGCCCGCGCCGAAACCGACGTCACCGAGATCGACCTCGGCGGTGCGTACCTGACCCCCGGGCTGACCAACATGCACACCCACCTGTCGCTGTCGCTGCCCGGTGCCGGCGGGCAGAGCGTCAAGGACCTGACCCCGCACGAGCTGGCCCTCTACATGGCCGACGGGGCCCGGCGCACCCTGCTCTGCGGGGTGACCACGGTCCGCTGCGTGGCAGAGAAGGACCACGCCGACTTCGCGCTGCGCCGGGCGATCACCTCCGGCCGGGTCACCGGGCCACGGATCTTCACCGCCGGCCGCGCCCTGGTCTGCACCGGCGGGCACGGCCACGAGAGCACCGACACCCTGGAATGCGACGGGGCCGACGGGTTCCGGCGCGGCGTACGCAGCCAGATCAGGGCCGGTGCCGACCTGATCAAGGTGATGATCTCCGGCGGGATCGCCGGCGAACACGAGTCGATCCACACCCGGCAGCTGTTCCCCGACGAGATGGCCGCCGTCATCGACACCGCGCACGCCTGGGGGCGCAAGGTCACCGCGCACGCCGGCCCGGCACCGGTCATCGGCGAGGCCGTCGAGCTGGGGCTGGACTGCGTCGAACACGGCTACCAGCTCACCGAGGAGGTGGCGGCGCGGATGGCGCAGCGGGGAACCGCGCTGGTGCCGACCCTGCTGGTCACCCGGTGCAAGGAGTTCTTCGACGAACTCGGCGTACCGGAATGGATGCAGTGCCGCTCGCTCGGTGCCGGCCCCCGGCACCTGGAGAGCTACGCGATGGCCCTCGCCGCCGGGGTGGAGGTGCTGCTCGGCAGCGACATGCCGCCGTTCTGGTCCTTCGAGGGCACCAACGCCTCGGTGCGGGAGCTGGAATACCTGTCGGAGAGCGGCATCGGACCGGCCCGTGCCCTGTACGCGGGCACCCTCGGCCCGGTCCGTTGGCTCGGCGCCGAGGCCGACCTCGGCACCGTCGAGACCGGCAAGTACGCCGACCTGGTGGCGATGGACGCCGACCCGGTCGCCGACACGTCGGCGTTCCGTGGGGTGCGCTGGGTGATGTCCGGCGGCCGGGTGGTCCGGGACGACCGCGCCGGCTGGACCGCCTGGTGA
- a CDS encoding ABC transporter ATP-binding protein: MDPTTITRDLLAIENLSVLIRRPGRQVAALSGVSLHVDRGEVVGLVGESGGGKSMVARSIVGLLPGGAQATGRVRFHGGDATADPGGGPGDGAGDTGGPVDVLRLGPEQLRRHRGHGAAICFQNPRGALSPTRTVGRQLTDRLTTHQGMTRQQARQAAGELFAAVGIRSPQRRLDAYPHELSGGMAQRVMISLATGCAPGLLIADEPTTGLDVTLAREILRQFRQAADADRRGVLLISHDLASIAEVCDRVVVLYAGTVVESGPAAQVLRAPAHPYTRALLASVPDVDGRPVRATAGGMPLLTAPPDDCPFVSRCAHATDRCAAQRPPTGAVPAAASDRAAGRTTASDPAVSDPAASDRTAVGGTAGWTLACFHPQTGPLVTDPAVVAPPVRTATRADATRADAGPAGAAERTVLRIDDAHVVYRSRFGRGGHHALRGVDLTVAAGETLGVVGESGCGKSTLAKLILGLVEPASGTVEIGGARMAELRGRALRTLRTRAQMVFQDPFGALSPRRTVADAIAEPLRALGVPAQQRAERVGAALDRMELDRSILARRPHELSGGQAQRVGIARALVGDPDLIVFDEPTSALDVTVQAQILEVIRDVAADRDRGSVFISHDLATVRGFADRVIVLYLGRIVEEGPVDEVFTSPAHPYTRALLSSAPSLGAGFGGGRVDLLKDLDETDAAAGCPLAARCPFVTPRCRTEQQQLRPYGRSRAACWRAPEIPDLLTESER, encoded by the coding sequence ATGGACCCGACGACGATCACCCGGGACCTGCTCGCCATTGAGAACCTGTCGGTGCTGATCCGCCGGCCCGGCCGGCAGGTCGCCGCGCTCAGCGGGGTCAGCCTGCACGTCGACCGGGGCGAGGTGGTCGGCCTGGTCGGCGAGAGCGGCGGCGGCAAGTCCATGGTGGCCCGCTCGATCGTCGGCCTGCTGCCCGGCGGCGCGCAGGCCACCGGTCGGGTCCGTTTCCACGGCGGCGACGCCACCGCCGACCCCGGCGGCGGGCCGGGGGACGGTGCCGGCGACACCGGCGGGCCGGTCGACGTGCTGCGGCTCGGCCCGGAGCAGCTGCGCCGCCACCGCGGCCACGGCGCGGCGATCTGCTTCCAGAACCCGCGCGGCGCGCTCAGCCCCACCCGTACCGTCGGTCGGCAGTTGACCGACCGGCTCACCACCCACCAGGGGATGACCCGGCAGCAGGCCCGTCAGGCGGCCGGGGAACTGTTCGCGGCGGTCGGTATCCGCAGCCCGCAGCGGCGACTCGACGCCTACCCGCACGAACTGTCCGGCGGGATGGCGCAGCGGGTGATGATCTCGCTGGCCACCGGCTGCGCGCCCGGCCTGCTGATCGCCGACGAGCCGACCACCGGCCTGGACGTCACCCTGGCCCGGGAGATCCTGCGGCAGTTCCGCCAGGCCGCCGACGCCGACCGGCGCGGGGTGCTGCTCATCTCGCACGACCTGGCCTCGATCGCCGAGGTCTGCGACCGGGTGGTGGTGCTCTACGCCGGCACCGTCGTGGAGAGCGGGCCGGCGGCGCAGGTGCTGCGGGCCCCGGCCCACCCGTACACCCGGGCGTTGCTCGCCTCGGTGCCCGACGTGGACGGCCGCCCGGTGCGGGCCACCGCCGGTGGGATGCCGCTGCTGACCGCCCCGCCCGACGACTGCCCGTTCGTCTCCCGGTGCGCGCATGCCACCGACCGCTGCGCCGCGCAGCGTCCGCCGACCGGCGCCGTGCCGGCAGCCGCGTCGGACCGCGCCGCCGGCCGTACGACTGCGTCGGACCCTGCAGTGTCGGACCCGGCCGCGTCGGACCGTACAGCCGTCGGCGGTACGGCCGGTTGGACGCTGGCCTGCTTCCACCCGCAGACCGGGCCGTTGGTCACCGATCCGGCCGTCGTCGCACCGCCGGTGCGCACCGCGACGAGGGCCGACGCGACGAGGGCCGACGCCGGGCCGGCCGGCGCAGCCGAGCGGACCGTGCTGCGCATCGACGACGCGCACGTGGTCTACCGCAGCCGGTTCGGCCGCGGCGGGCACCACGCGCTGCGCGGTGTCGACCTGACCGTCGCCGCCGGCGAAACCCTCGGCGTGGTCGGGGAGAGCGGCTGCGGCAAGTCGACGCTAGCCAAGCTGATCCTCGGTCTGGTCGAGCCGGCCAGCGGCACCGTGGAGATCGGCGGCGCCCGGATGGCCGAGCTGCGCGGTCGGGCGCTGCGCACCCTGCGGACCCGCGCCCAGATGGTGTTCCAGGATCCGTTCGGCGCGCTCAGCCCGCGCCGCACCGTCGCCGACGCCATCGCCGAACCGCTGCGCGCGCTCGGCGTACCGGCCCAGCAGCGGGCCGAACGGGTCGGTGCCGCGCTGGACCGGATGGAGCTGGACCGGTCGATCCTCGCCCGCCGCCCGCATGAACTCTCCGGCGGGCAGGCGCAGCGGGTCGGCATCGCCCGCGCCCTGGTCGGCGACCCCGACCTGATCGTCTTCGACGAGCCGACGTCGGCGCTGGACGTCACCGTGCAGGCGCAGATCCTGGAAGTGATCCGCGACGTCGCCGCCGACCGGGACCGGGGCAGCGTGTTCATCTCCCACGACCTGGCCACGGTACGCGGCTTCGCCGACCGGGTGATCGTGCTCTACCTGGGCCGGATCGTCGAGGAAGGGCCGGTCGACGAGGTTTTCACCAGCCCGGCGCACCCGTACACCCGGGCGTTGCTGTCCAGCGCGCCCAGCCTCGGCGCCGGGTTCGGCGGTGGCCGGGTCGACCTGCTCAAGGACCTGGACGAGACCGACGCCGCCGCCGGCTGCCCGCTCGCCGCCCGCTGCCCGTTCGTCACCCCCCGGTGCCGCACCGAACAGCAGCAGCTGCGGCCGTACGGGCGCAGCCGGGCGGCCTGCTGGCGGGCCCCGGAGATCCCCGACCTGCTGACCGAATCCGAAAGGTGA
- a CDS encoding DUF4440 domain-containing protein: protein MSEQETAAIAAAIGDMYDAFLAGDRVRFDRHLHADVTTWETHLPGPLRTRDQLDAYRSQRDAAGARPVLDRLAPEDLRIDVWGDAAVARYVLVAVPTGGGPAEHSRVTDVLRRTDDGWRIVHHHSELVRHPTGPALEPAGGPA, encoded by the coding sequence ATGTCCGAGCAGGAGACCGCCGCGATCGCCGCCGCGATCGGCGACATGTACGACGCGTTCCTCGCCGGCGACCGGGTTCGCTTCGACCGGCACCTGCACGCCGACGTGACCACCTGGGAGACCCACCTGCCTGGCCCGCTGCGCACCCGCGACCAGCTGGACGCCTACCGGTCCCAGCGCGACGCCGCCGGAGCCCGGCCGGTGCTGGACCGGCTGGCCCCCGAGGACCTGCGGATCGACGTGTGGGGCGATGCCGCAGTGGCCCGCTACGTGCTGGTCGCGGTGCCGACCGGTGGCGGCCCAGCCGAACACAGCCGGGTCACCGACGTGCTGCGCCGCACCGACGACGGCTGGCGGATCGTGCACCACCACTCCGAACTGGTCCGCCACCCGACGGGACCGGCTCTCGAACCGGCCGGCGGTCCGGCATGA
- a CDS encoding hydantoinase B/oxoprolinase family protein, producing MSTLDGATAEVVRSYLISAAEEMRATLIRTSFNPVIYEVHDFGMSMYDADLRLIAEATGLTFFLGANDFSLAKGVEYVGRENLHRGDIVLLNYPYWNAAHASDATLFAPVFMPDPADADPDADGDLVGFLCVRAHWMDLGAKDPGYVLDSTDMHQEGLIFPGTKVVSRGEPVHEIHELIRFNSRMPAEVLGDLHAQIAALRTGERRFLEILAKFGRPTVAAAVEAIIADGEARSRAALAALPQGSWTATDWVDDDGITEEPVKMQVTVTIANGTFTVDFAGSSPAVPGPINMPYGATEAICKVILKSLTSPDQPSNAGTIAPLRVKAEPGTLFHAVYPQPTFTLWTGIVAVELILKALAQGMPDRLPASSGGDVPGFMMVGIHPDTGQLFAVSNNDPVGWGGTREHDGMNAATHVSGSTGRMTPIEVLEARTGMFFERFEMRTDSGGAGRHRGGVGLRRDIRFVTPGEFLSVIKKTKSAPWALDGGAQPDPNQVIVFSGTDRERRVSTKRTPVVPGDRVTLLTAGGGGHGDPRDRDPEAVRADVAEGYVSPAAAREVYGVDVDD from the coding sequence GTGAGCACGCTGGACGGAGCCACCGCCGAGGTGGTGCGCAGCTACCTGATCTCCGCCGCCGAGGAGATGCGGGCCACGTTGATCCGTACCTCGTTCAACCCGGTGATCTACGAGGTGCACGACTTCGGCATGTCGATGTACGACGCCGACCTGCGGCTGATCGCCGAAGCGACCGGATTGACGTTCTTTCTCGGCGCCAACGACTTCTCCCTCGCCAAGGGCGTCGAGTACGTCGGCCGGGAGAACCTGCACCGGGGCGACATCGTGCTGCTCAACTACCCGTACTGGAACGCGGCGCACGCCTCGGACGCCACCCTGTTCGCCCCGGTGTTCATGCCGGACCCGGCCGACGCCGACCCGGACGCCGACGGCGACCTGGTCGGGTTTCTCTGCGTCCGGGCGCACTGGATGGACCTGGGCGCCAAGGATCCGGGGTACGTGCTCGACTCCACCGACATGCACCAGGAAGGGCTGATCTTCCCCGGTACGAAGGTGGTGTCCCGGGGTGAGCCGGTGCACGAGATCCACGAGCTGATCCGGTTCAACTCGCGGATGCCGGCCGAGGTCCTTGGTGACCTGCACGCGCAGATCGCCGCGCTGCGCACCGGCGAGCGGCGGTTCCTGGAGATCCTGGCGAAGTTCGGCCGGCCCACGGTGGCCGCCGCCGTCGAGGCGATCATCGCCGACGGCGAGGCCCGCAGCCGGGCCGCCCTCGCCGCGCTGCCGCAGGGCTCGTGGACCGCCACCGACTGGGTCGACGACGACGGCATCACCGAGGAGCCGGTGAAGATGCAGGTCACCGTCACCATCGCCAACGGCACTTTCACCGTCGACTTCGCCGGGTCGTCGCCAGCGGTGCCCGGCCCGATCAACATGCCGTACGGGGCGACCGAGGCGATCTGCAAGGTGATCCTGAAGTCGTTGACCTCACCGGACCAGCCGTCGAACGCCGGCACCATCGCGCCGCTGCGGGTCAAGGCCGAGCCGGGCACGCTGTTCCACGCCGTCTACCCGCAGCCGACGTTCACCTTGTGGACCGGCATCGTCGCCGTCGAGCTGATTCTCAAGGCACTCGCCCAGGGCATGCCGGACCGGCTGCCGGCCTCGTCCGGCGGGGACGTGCCCGGGTTCATGATGGTCGGCATCCACCCGGACACCGGCCAGCTCTTCGCGGTCAGCAACAACGACCCGGTCGGCTGGGGTGGAACCCGGGAACACGACGGGATGAACGCCGCCACCCACGTCTCCGGCAGCACCGGGCGGATGACCCCGATCGAGGTTCTGGAAGCCCGGACCGGGATGTTCTTCGAACGGTTCGAGATGCGCACCGACTCCGGCGGCGCCGGTCGGCACCGGGGCGGCGTGGGACTGCGGCGTGACATCCGGTTCGTCACCCCGGGCGAGTTCCTGTCGGTGATCAAGAAGACGAAGTCGGCGCCCTGGGCGCTCGACGGCGGCGCGCAGCCGGACCCGAACCAGGTGATCGTCTTCTCGGGCACCGACCGGGAACGGCGGGTCAGCACGAAACGGACACCGGTGGTGCCCGGTGACCGGGTCACCCTGCTCACCGCCGGTGGCGGCGGGCACGGCGACCCGCGCGACCGCGACCCCGAGGCGGTCCGCGCCGACGTCGCCGAAGGCTACGTGTCGCCGGCCGCCGCCCGCGAGGTGTACGGGGTCGACGTCGATGACTGA
- a CDS encoding hydantoinase/oxoprolinase family protein: MPAPHIRLAVDIGGTFVDAMELDTRTNQVRFRKASTTPARPWEGVLDAVTALGTDLSQVELFIHGTTLGLNAVLERRGGATGIITNEGFRDVFLLGRGNVPADHMYDFQYQRPESLVKRRYTAGVTGRLDYRGRVVTELDPDSVRAAARTLVEEQGVGSIAVCFLHSFVDPSHERAAAALIREAYPQVSVSVSTDIVREHREYERTSTTVLEAYIRPIFERYVDELESGLAARGFAGRFLIMRSGGGSMTSTTAKKSPTHTVLSGPAGGIVGAAYLAGALGRDNLLTFDIGGTSLDACVIEAGSPVAAYEAQLEHFPLLIPTYDIRTIGAGGGSIAWLDRGLLKVGPQSAGADPGPVCYGRGGQRPTVTDASVVLGYVDPDRFLAGTMGLQAKAAQAALDEQIATPLGLSPTAAAAGIYDVLLARTVGAVRQITVERGHDPRVFSLLAFGGAGPLLAPLLAREMGIREVVVPFAPSGFSAWGMLSADIVDDFSRTVLATLDADAPEGSVGLAALEAMFVEVEAEAVGSLVEQGVDAGSAVLERQLELRYLGQEHTLIVTVGAELDRDAVRAAFEELHRTRYGHAMSNRLQILNLRVRGIGRTTRPELVRPPAGDGDPTRALLGRRDAFDFGTREVASFAVYDRAKLAPGDRFAGPALVDEGTSTTVVPSGQHIEVDPHGYLLVTLEEAK; this comes from the coding sequence ATGCCCGCACCGCACATCCGGCTCGCCGTCGACATCGGCGGCACCTTCGTTGACGCGATGGAGCTGGACACCCGCACCAACCAGGTCCGGTTCCGCAAGGCGTCGACCACCCCGGCCCGCCCCTGGGAGGGGGTGCTGGACGCGGTGACCGCGCTCGGCACCGACCTGTCCCAGGTGGAGCTGTTCATCCACGGCACCACGCTCGGGCTCAACGCGGTGCTGGAGCGCCGGGGCGGGGCCACCGGCATCATCACCAACGAGGGCTTCCGGGACGTCTTCCTGCTCGGCCGGGGCAACGTGCCCGCCGACCACATGTACGACTTCCAGTACCAGCGGCCGGAGAGCCTGGTCAAACGGCGGTACACCGCCGGGGTGACCGGCCGGCTGGACTACCGGGGTCGGGTGGTGACCGAACTGGACCCGGACAGTGTCCGGGCCGCCGCCCGCACCCTGGTCGAGGAGCAGGGGGTCGGGTCGATCGCGGTCTGCTTCCTGCACTCGTTCGTCGACCCGAGCCACGAACGCGCCGCCGCCGCGCTCATCCGCGAGGCGTACCCGCAGGTCAGCGTCTCGGTGTCGACGGACATCGTGCGCGAGCACCGCGAGTACGAGCGGACCAGCACCACCGTGCTGGAGGCGTACATCCGGCCGATCTTCGAACGCTACGTCGACGAGCTGGAGTCCGGGCTGGCCGCCCGGGGCTTCGCCGGCCGGTTCCTGATCATGCGGTCCGGCGGCGGGTCGATGACCTCGACGACGGCCAAGAAGTCGCCGACGCACACCGTGCTGTCCGGCCCGGCCGGCGGCATCGTCGGCGCCGCCTACCTGGCCGGCGCGCTGGGCCGGGACAATCTGCTCACCTTCGACATCGGCGGGACGTCGCTGGACGCCTGCGTGATCGAGGCCGGCAGCCCGGTCGCCGCGTACGAGGCGCAGCTGGAACACTTCCCGCTGCTGATCCCGACGTACGACATCCGCACCATCGGCGCCGGCGGTGGCTCCATCGCCTGGCTGGACCGAGGGCTGCTGAAGGTGGGCCCGCAGAGCGCCGGCGCCGACCCGGGGCCGGTCTGCTACGGCCGGGGCGGGCAGCGGCCGACCGTCACCGACGCCTCGGTGGTGCTCGGCTACGTCGACCCGGACCGGTTCCTCGCCGGCACCATGGGTCTGCAGGCCAAGGCGGCGCAGGCGGCGCTCGACGAGCAGATCGCCACCCCGCTGGGGCTGAGCCCGACGGCCGCCGCGGCCGGAATCTACGACGTGTTGCTGGCCCGCACCGTCGGCGCGGTCCGGCAGATCACCGTGGAACGTGGCCACGACCCCCGGGTCTTCTCGCTGCTCGCCTTCGGTGGCGCCGGCCCGCTGCTGGCCCCGCTGCTGGCCCGCGAAATGGGCATCCGGGAGGTGGTGGTGCCGTTCGCCCCGTCCGGCTTCTCCGCCTGGGGGATGCTGTCGGCCGACATCGTCGACGACTTCTCCCGTACGGTGCTGGCCACCCTGGACGCCGACGCCCCGGAGGGCAGCGTCGGCCTGGCCGCGCTGGAGGCGATGTTCGTCGAGGTCGAGGCCGAGGCGGTCGGCTCCCTGGTGGAGCAGGGCGTCGACGCCGGCTCGGCGGTGCTGGAACGCCAGCTGGAGCTGCGCTACCTCGGTCAGGAACACACCCTGATCGTCACCGTCGGCGCCGAGCTGGACCGCGACGCGGTCCGGGCCGCGTTCGAGGAGTTGCACCGCACCCGGTACGGCCACGCGATGAGCAACCGGCTGCAGATCCTCAACCTGCGGGTGCGCGGCATCGGGCGGACCACCCGCCCGGAGCTGGTCCGCCCGCCGGCCGGCGACGGCGACCCGACCCGGGCGCTGCTCGGCCGCCGCGACGCCTTCGACTTCGGCACCCGTGAGGTGGCGTCGTTCGCCGTCTACGACCGGGCGAAGCTGGCCCCGGGGGACCGGTTCGCCGGGCCGGCCCTGGTCGACGAGGGCACCTCCACCACGGTGGTGCCCAGCGGGCAGCACATCGAGGTCGACCCGCACGGCTACCTGCTGGTGACCCTGGAGGAGGCGAAGTGA